Proteins encoded together in one Nostoc sp. PCC 7524 window:
- a CDS encoding aromatic ring-hydroxylating dioxygenase subunit alpha, protein MQAEFNFFQNWYPVSPIEDLDPQKPTPVTVLGLRLVIWKPKSSETYRVFLDQCPHRLAPLSEGRIDEQTGNLMCSYHGWQFDAQGTCTQIPQAENPELVTKNQNNFCVTTLPVRQANDLLWVWLDAQSPELAAAQALPLSPQVDANKGFVWSSFVRDLEYDWQTLVENVADPSHVPFAHHGVQGNREKARPIPISIVQSTANLIEAVTTGGFQTKITFEPPCRLEYAISFGDAGKQVGLITYCIPVAPGKSRIVAQFTRNFAKTLHRFIPRWWDHITNRNAVLDGDMILLQQQEYFLQQKQLTESWKTAYQLPTSADRLVIEFRKWFDVYCRGQLPWSEVGISHAEYSTINSDRSVILDRYKQHTQHCSSCRNALKNIQRSQIILLAYSAITIAGAAILPDTLRLQLGLPLIITALLSLATYAWLKFWLTPKFYFVDYIHAER, encoded by the coding sequence ATGCAAGCTGAATTCAATTTTTTTCAAAACTGGTATCCGGTATCACCTATTGAAGATTTAGATCCCCAAAAACCAACCCCAGTTACGGTTTTAGGACTGCGGTTGGTAATTTGGAAACCCAAGTCTTCTGAGACTTACCGAGTATTTTTAGATCAGTGTCCCCACCGTCTAGCTCCCTTAAGTGAGGGACGTATTGATGAGCAAACGGGGAATTTAATGTGTAGCTATCACGGTTGGCAATTTGATGCTCAGGGAACTTGTACCCAGATTCCCCAAGCTGAGAATCCAGAACTTGTTACTAAAAATCAAAACAACTTTTGTGTAACTACATTACCAGTGCGCCAAGCCAATGATTTGCTTTGGGTGTGGCTGGATGCTCAATCACCAGAATTAGCTGCTGCTCAAGCACTACCTTTATCACCGCAAGTAGATGCGAATAAAGGTTTTGTTTGGAGTTCTTTTGTCCGTGATTTGGAATATGACTGGCAAACCTTAGTAGAGAATGTGGCAGATCCTAGTCATGTTCCTTTTGCTCATCATGGGGTACAGGGTAATCGAGAAAAAGCCAGGCCTATACCCATTAGTATTGTGCAATCCACAGCCAATTTAATTGAAGCGGTGACTACTGGAGGTTTCCAAACCAAAATTACCTTTGAACCGCCTTGTCGTTTGGAGTATGCCATTAGTTTTGGTGATGCAGGCAAACAGGTAGGACTGATAACTTATTGTATTCCTGTAGCTCCTGGTAAATCAAGAATTGTAGCTCAATTTACTCGTAACTTTGCGAAAACACTGCATCGTTTCATACCCCGTTGGTGGGATCACATCACTAACCGTAATGCAGTTCTGGATGGAGATATGATACTTTTACAGCAGCAAGAGTATTTTCTTCAACAAAAACAATTAACTGAAAGCTGGAAAACTGCCTACCAGTTACCTACCAGTGCAGATCGCTTAGTAATTGAGTTTCGCAAATGGTTTGATGTTTATTGTCGTGGTCAATTACCTTGGTCAGAAGTGGGAATTAGTCATGCAGAATACTCAACCATTAATAGCGATCGCTCTGTCATCTTAGATCGTTACAAACAGCATACCCAACATTGTAGTAGCTGCCGTAATGCCCTGAAAAATATCCAGCGATCGCAAATCATACTGCTGGCATATTCTGCCATTACTATAGCTGGTGCTGCCATCCTACCCGACACCCTCAGACTTCAGCTAGGTTTACCCCTCATCATCACGGCACTCTTAAGCCTTGCTACTTACGCTTGGCTAAAATTCTGGCTAACTCCAAAATTTTACTTCGTAGACTATATTCACGCTGAAAGGTAG
- a CDS encoding MoaD/ThiS family protein, which yields MCDSAITITVKLFAAYQEAYGVSELRLQFPDSTPVSAVCDRLIMEHPELAKWRDITRFGINLIFVEPDTVLKDGDEVVLIPPVSGG from the coding sequence ATGTGCGATTCTGCAATCACCATTACCGTCAAATTATTTGCCGCTTATCAAGAGGCTTATGGAGTGTCAGAACTAAGATTACAATTTCCTGATAGTACACCTGTGAGTGCAGTGTGCGATCGCCTCATCATGGAACACCCAGAACTAGCTAAATGGCGAGACATCACCCGCTTTGGCATTAATTTAATTTTCGTCGAACCCGATACAGTCTTAAAAGATGGTGATGAAGTAGTGTTAATTCCCCCCGTAAGTGGTGGTTAG
- a CDS encoding isopeptide-forming domain-containing fimbrial protein has protein sequence MKFLFNYLQAIATMKTSLSKSYQKQWLSSFAFLLGILGYCTQPSWAEGSKELVANDGNRPYVEWSQRSTAGIPRQTTFQVYVQAGETVYLGSSVHSSANGTQDIVYRSPFSSQNGSCDVINGAFGHIDTITKENLGPAPLALGGYTPCSFIATETGIYKVEFRAPTTNSDPTVVSENAQFPIDSTQGMGVAAWDITVARNGVAQKGRVFTNYIAMNMGSNGLALKSKLYIQTKDGYLYETDMNGIDPYGFIFFANNRGYLDKTNNSTLYRSAVASNNDLLFNGNIRVQDPSIPDTATDITHLVFFNRPAPETLTGLGIPLTATPPPIPQNFLFTGGTGGSGNQTFVGVGGYFSFNVSSSGSYQIIIDTNNDGIFDPSVDRVLQNIMPSGFNVVSWDGKDANGLNLPPRSENAPYTAQMTTRAGEYHFPMLDAENNTSGFIITMENPPVTFPAIQDVNGQNIGPTTIYYNDSNYVTANGTSVNLNGTGATNPRNAARGINSAMGEHEFSNNYGDFKGIDTWTYFPSQAVFTPLVITTNTQANVRGTKSVRFSADNDSSGTVTVGDTVEYTITYSNLNPGNSNAVDFVINDTLPSQITFVNATIVTQTSGNNITLNPSYTGTGALTNSGTLRVGDTITIRITATINNANAGNPIINQANANFTTPDNPTGTVGTAYTDADSAGATTNPPIVGNYFAQTADDGSNLGNDPSKTDDDEPTLFTAVINPPNLLLVKRITRINSQDLTDLVDGRSDVATTASNYVAALRETDDNDFKWPIGYLRGLINGGNVKPGDDLEYTIYFLSNGQGNATNVKVCDLVPNNVTFLPAAFNNQTPNDGGLAGADQGIALAVGSNTVFLSSIADSDRGTFYPANDPNTPSFCPSSNTNGAVVVNITRNPDLPNLPQATGSGTPTNSYGFVRFRVQVR, from the coding sequence ATGAAATTTTTATTTAATTATTTACAAGCGATCGCTACTATGAAAACGTCGTTATCAAAAAGCTACCAAAAACAATGGTTAAGTAGCTTTGCTTTTTTGCTAGGCATTTTAGGTTATTGCACACAACCTAGCTGGGCAGAGGGTAGTAAAGAATTAGTGGCAAATGATGGAAACAGGCCTTATGTGGAATGGTCACAACGCTCCACAGCAGGTATTCCTAGGCAGACTACATTTCAAGTTTATGTACAAGCTGGAGAAACAGTTTATCTTGGTTCTAGTGTTCACAGTAGTGCTAACGGAACTCAAGATATTGTCTACCGTAGCCCCTTTAGTAGCCAAAATGGTTCTTGTGATGTCATCAATGGTGCTTTCGGTCATATTGACACAATAACTAAAGAAAATTTAGGACCTGCTCCCCTAGCACTTGGTGGTTACACTCCTTGTAGCTTTATTGCTACAGAAACTGGTATTTATAAAGTTGAGTTTCGCGCTCCTACCACTAATAGTGATCCCACTGTGGTGTCTGAAAACGCACAATTCCCCATAGATAGTACACAAGGTATGGGTGTTGCTGCTTGGGATATTACAGTGGCTCGAAATGGTGTGGCTCAAAAAGGACGCGTATTTACTAACTATATAGCCATGAATATGGGTAGTAATGGCCTGGCTCTTAAATCTAAATTGTATATTCAAACGAAAGACGGATATCTCTATGAAACCGATATGAATGGAATCGATCCTTATGGTTTCATCTTCTTTGCTAATAACCGGGGATATCTTGATAAAACTAACAATAGTACGCTTTACCGGAGTGCCGTTGCTTCCAATAACGATCTGCTATTCAATGGTAACATCCGTGTTCAAGATCCCAGTATTCCCGATACGGCTACAGATATTACCCACTTAGTTTTCTTTAATCGTCCCGCTCCAGAAACGCTAACTGGTTTAGGAATTCCTCTAACAGCTACACCACCACCAATCCCCCAAAATTTTCTCTTTACTGGTGGAACAGGTGGTAGCGGTAATCAAACTTTTGTCGGTGTGGGAGGCTACTTTAGTTTTAATGTTAGTTCTAGTGGTAGTTATCAAATTATTATTGATACTAATAATGATGGCATCTTTGACCCCAGCGTAGACCGGGTATTACAAAATATCATGCCTTCTGGCTTCAATGTAGTAAGTTGGGATGGCAAGGATGCTAACGGGTTAAATTTGCCACCGCGCTCAGAAAATGCACCTTACACCGCCCAAATGACTACTAGAGCAGGTGAATATCACTTCCCGATGTTGGATGCGGAGAATAATACTTCCGGGTTTATAATCACTATGGAAAACCCGCCTGTTACTTTTCCTGCCATCCAAGACGTAAACGGACAAAACATTGGGCCTACCACTATTTATTACAATGACAGCAATTATGTTACCGCTAATGGCACATCTGTAAATTTAAATGGTACAGGAGCTACTAACCCGCGAAATGCTGCCAGAGGTATAAATAGTGCTATGGGAGAACACGAGTTTAGTAATAACTATGGTGATTTTAAAGGCATAGATACTTGGACATATTTCCCTAGTCAGGCTGTCTTTACACCCCTGGTAATTACTACCAATACTCAGGCCAATGTTAGAGGAACTAAATCTGTTCGCTTCTCAGCAGACAATGATAGTAGTGGAACTGTGACTGTAGGGGATACGGTTGAATATACGATTACCTACTCTAATTTAAATCCTGGTAATAGCAACGCTGTAGATTTTGTTATTAATGATACTTTGCCATCACAAATAACTTTTGTAAATGCAACTATTGTGACTCAGACATCAGGCAATAATATCACTTTGAATCCTAGTTACACTGGCACTGGTGCTTTAACTAATTCTGGTACTTTGCGTGTCGGAGACACCATCACCATTAGAATTACCGCCACAATTAACAATGCCAATGCTGGCAATCCGATTATTAACCAAGCCAATGCTAACTTTACAACCCCTGACAATCCTACTGGAACAGTAGGCACAGCGTACACAGACGCAGATTCGGCTGGTGCTACGACTAATCCGCCAATTGTAGGAAATTACTTTGCTCAAACTGCTGATGATGGTTCCAATTTAGGTAATGATCCCAGCAAAACGGATGATGATGAGCCTACACTGTTTACAGCTGTTATCAATCCACCTAACTTATTATTAGTCAAACGTATTACCCGTATTAACAGTCAGGATTTAACCGATCTTGTAGATGGGCGGAGTGATGTAGCTACTACTGCTAGTAACTATGTAGCAGCACTACGGGAGACTGATGACAATGATTTCAAATGGCCAATTGGTTATTTACGGGGTTTAATCAATGGTGGAAATGTTAAGCCCGGAGATGATTTAGAGTATACAATCTATTTCCTCTCCAATGGTCAAGGTAATGCAACTAATGTGAAAGTCTGTGATTTAGTACCTAATAATGTCACTTTTCTGCCTGCTGCTTTTAATAATCAAACTCCTAACGATGGTGGTTTAGCTGGGGCGGATCAAGGTATTGCTTTGGCTGTAGGCTCGAATACAGTATTTCTGAGTAGTATTGCAGATAGCGATCGCGGCACTTTTTACCCAGCCAATGACCCCAATACACCCAGCTTTTGTCCTAGCAGCAACACTAACGGTGCTGTAGTAGTTAACATCACAAGAAATCCAGATTTACCCAATCTACCCCAAGCAACTGGCTCTGGTACACCAACTAATTCCTATGGTTTTGTTCGCTTCCGCGTTCAGGTTAGGTAA
- a CDS encoding DUF11 domain-containing protein: MIRLRQRKKVTHGNNWYQQLTATILLGSWLQTMVPTPATAQETRVVNLTNQATYTYIDTASNNRYQGITSQLNLNPGPLVDPLGRILGCAGALLPDYTGFSVGVYEPNPNDPTGTELGQLVSLTPTEVPDIPNNNIPGGKAPNSENVNPYFITNNPPGVYNFLLDPNRGQTDPGRTYILVVNPPANSVYQQRRIKIEILNRTGTANNSVVRYIATSLDGQPISLSGETRVEDTVVLVPNAEIVGLDLLAFEFTTNMCQANQMQIIKTGDRAAAEPGDTVIYRLSLRNLSDAALNNIVVTDNLPLGFNFIPQSVRGEIDGQSVAITSTRNGSTVTFRTDVNIPVGQVLNIAYAAQLTTDSLRGTGRNSAIVNALRADNRFSIKDGPATHQLRIHPGIVSDCGTIIGRVFIDKNFDGEQQPGEPGIPNAVVFLQDGNRITTDPNGLFSLGNVLPGSHTGVLDLSSVPGYKLAPNKKFRDRNSQSRLVRLEPGGLVRMNFAVTPISEEAVKP; this comes from the coding sequence GTGATCCGTCTTCGTCAACGAAAAAAAGTCACTCATGGCAATAACTGGTATCAACAGTTAACAGCAACTATTCTCCTGGGTAGCTGGTTGCAGACTATGGTGCCTACCCCGGCAACTGCTCAAGAAACCCGTGTGGTTAATCTCACCAATCAAGCTACTTATACTTATATAGATACTGCTAGCAATAATCGATATCAAGGCATTACCAGCCAGCTAAATTTAAATCCTGGCCCATTAGTTGACCCATTAGGGCGGATTTTAGGTTGTGCAGGCGCACTTTTACCAGACTATACAGGCTTTTCTGTGGGTGTATATGAACCTAACCCTAATGATCCAACGGGGACAGAATTAGGACAATTGGTTTCTTTAACCCCTACAGAAGTTCCAGATATTCCTAATAATAATATTCCTGGTGGTAAAGCTCCAAATAGTGAGAATGTTAATCCCTATTTCATTACTAATAATCCGCCTGGTGTTTATAATTTTCTACTTGATCCGAATAGAGGTCAAACCGATCCAGGTAGAACTTATATTTTAGTAGTCAATCCTCCGGCTAATTCTGTTTATCAGCAACGACGCATCAAAATTGAAATTCTCAACCGCACAGGTACAGCTAATAATAGTGTTGTCCGTTACATTGCTACCTCTTTAGATGGTCAACCAATTAGTCTCTCTGGCGAGACTAGAGTAGAAGACACAGTTGTTTTAGTTCCCAATGCAGAAATAGTGGGACTGGACTTATTAGCTTTTGAATTTACCACTAATATGTGTCAAGCCAATCAGATGCAGATCATCAAGACAGGCGATCGCGCTGCGGCTGAACCAGGAGATACTGTCATCTATCGCCTATCACTCAGAAATCTCTCTGATGCGGCTCTCAATAATATAGTTGTCACCGATAATTTACCTTTAGGATTTAACTTTATACCTCAATCTGTACGTGGTGAAATTGATGGTCAGTCAGTCGCCATCACATCTACACGCAACGGTAGCACAGTCACCTTCCGCACAGATGTGAATATTCCCGTTGGGCAAGTGCTAAATATTGCCTACGCTGCACAATTAACCACTGACTCCTTGCGTGGTACTGGTCGTAATAGTGCCATTGTCAATGCCCTACGTGCTGACAACCGTTTTAGTATCAAAGATGGCCCAGCCACCCATCAACTTAGGATTCACCCAGGTATAGTTTCCGATTGCGGCACAATCATCGGGCGGGTGTTTATTGATAAAAACTTTGATGGAGAACAACAACCCGGAGAACCAGGAATTCCTAATGCAGTAGTTTTCCTACAAGACGGCAACCGTATTACTACAGACCCCAATGGTTTATTCTCCCTAGGGAATGTCTTACCTGGAAGTCACACAGGAGTATTAGACCTTAGCAGTGTTCCCGGTTACAAACTAGCGCCCAACAAGAAATTCCGCGATCGCAATAGCCAATCGCGCCTAGTGCGTCTAGAACCTGGGGGCTTAGTCCGCATGAATTTTGCAGTCACTCCCATCTCCGAGGAGGCAGTTAAGCCATGA
- a CDS encoding DUF11 domain-containing protein has translation MKYLLIAGIGTSLLLATDSFTTHVSGVASWLQSNSAVAQSPQKQQALQLRLEAEKQVLTKDQQGKQKVTWQALKGQAVVNPGDVLRYTLSGENKSDRTLKNVTLNQPIPKGMVYVLKSANINNQAAKITYSIDGGRSFVANPTITVTFPGGKVETKPAPATAYTHIRLQLPALAAKSIVTATYQTQVR, from the coding sequence ATGAAATATTTATTGATTGCCGGGATAGGAACAAGTCTACTGCTAGCTACAGACTCTTTTACCACTCATGTCTCAGGGGTAGCCAGTTGGTTGCAATCTAACAGTGCAGTTGCACAAAGTCCGCAGAAGCAACAAGCTTTACAGTTGCGCCTAGAAGCAGAAAAGCAGGTTTTGACTAAAGATCAGCAAGGTAAGCAAAAAGTTACATGGCAAGCTTTGAAAGGGCAAGCGGTAGTTAATCCAGGGGATGTATTACGTTATACATTGAGTGGAGAAAATAAGAGCGATCGCACCCTCAAAAATGTCACGCTCAATCAACCCATCCCCAAAGGTATGGTGTATGTACTGAAGTCTGCCAATATCAACAATCAAGCTGCCAAAATCACCTACAGCATCGACGGTGGACGTAGTTTTGTCGCCAATCCCACAATTACAGTCACCTTTCCTGGTGGCAAAGTCGAAACTAAACCAGCACCAGCAACTGCTTACACTCATATCCGATTGCAACTTCCTGCACTAGCCGCCAAAAGCATTGTCACAGCAACTTATCAAACTCAAGTGCGTTAG
- a CDS encoding beta strand repeat-containing protein — MKSYQQMNKSRKSRLYGALVTTALLASGFFQFVSPALAQTTPTAAGTDINNQATATYEDPNNPNVPINSTSNTVTVTVAEVAGISVVAGTPSDSNGGTIQAGDLIYYPFTITNIGNDPTRFQLPTQAGITGPGTVGTLQYSTDGNTWIDIPLGGFTTPSIPVNGNIQVRVPVTVNSGVTPGQTINVTLGETTPPETNVNSPRTGSINDARDVYTVDNPDGTPGGEVTGSPANGVVEGSAAASITIAPKYYSLATILKNRGTYNNNGTPSDLTGDTIDYSLSLQVRSTDNTGQNITPSALAGSVIPGLTGTNILVSDAIPFGTELAVAPTAPSGWTVVYSTTPVATPANAATWITTAPALSSVTRVGFIKPTTDGDTSTYLPAADAQLTQFSVRVAVRTGQTAPLTIANIAQVFGKTPETNAPVLDESGDPNPSNFDGPTGNMTPPPTTDTNGDGVPDQLPPTVPDGYITDPKTDPTDLNTTGTDTNNNNGGDANNPGANPGGEANVFTISFAAVLNGPDGFPAAVGPTDNNDDFTNKSSNVPANTTPGTLIDPNVVNFTNTVRNDSSQPENISLIPTPPANVGNLPNGTFVTISANNGATTATYTYNNGAFTFTNGNGVVGGNPVGANNPVRIDNVAANGTANYTVDVDVPAGTPLSTDPGFERGFPVPITAFIDTNANGLADDAAFNISINRVYTGYLQLLKQSRILQGTGPAVQGADGTLSTVPKTPAPGNIIEYVIQYRNISEPDVGTNNVILRAGSVVITEDGTVLPNNWARDNDSNGAIDTSHVLGSVQGAGTIQYFSGDPATNLLGGEQSGTTAANDVTRYIHTLTNPVTPGQTGTFIFQRKVN; from the coding sequence ATGAAATCCTATCAACAAATGAATAAGTCCAGGAAATCTAGGCTTTACGGTGCTTTAGTCACAACAGCACTCCTAGCAAGCGGGTTTTTCCAATTTGTCTCCCCTGCATTAGCTCAAACTACTCCAACTGCCGCAGGTACAGATATCAACAACCAAGCAACAGCCACCTACGAAGATCCGAATAATCCCAATGTGCCAATCAATAGCACTTCCAACACGGTAACTGTCACCGTAGCAGAAGTAGCTGGTATTTCCGTTGTTGCAGGAACACCTTCAGATAGTAATGGCGGAACTATTCAAGCAGGCGATCTCATATACTATCCCTTCACTATCACCAACATAGGTAACGACCCCACACGGTTCCAACTTCCCACCCAAGCTGGTATTACAGGCCCAGGCACAGTAGGTACATTACAATACAGCACTGATGGGAATACATGGATAGATATTCCTCTGGGTGGCTTTACTACACCGTCCATACCAGTCAATGGAAACATACAAGTACGAGTCCCAGTCACAGTAAATTCAGGTGTTACACCTGGTCAAACAATTAACGTGACTTTAGGGGAAACTACACCTCCTGAAACTAATGTTAACTCTCCACGCACTGGGTCAATTAATGATGCTAGAGATGTTTACACTGTAGACAATCCAGATGGCACGCCTGGAGGAGAAGTTACAGGTTCACCAGCTAACGGTGTAGTAGAAGGTAGTGCAGCAGCCTCTATAACTATTGCTCCGAAGTATTATTCTTTGGCTACCATCCTGAAAAATCGCGGCACCTATAACAATAACGGTACGCCAAGCGATCTCACAGGCGATACTATTGATTACAGCTTGAGTTTGCAGGTTAGGTCTACTGATAACACAGGGCAGAATATTACTCCCTCAGCTTTAGCAGGTTCGGTTATACCTGGTCTTACCGGCACAAATATTTTAGTTTCTGATGCGATTCCTTTTGGGACAGAATTAGCAGTAGCGCCAACAGCACCCAGTGGTTGGACTGTAGTTTATTCTACGACTCCTGTAGCCACACCTGCTAACGCTGCTACCTGGATAACCACAGCCCCAGCTTTGTCTTCAGTCACTCGTGTTGGTTTTATTAAACCTACTACAGATGGCGATACATCTACTTACCTGCCTGCTGCTGATGCACAGTTAACCCAATTCTCCGTTCGGGTAGCAGTGAGAACAGGACAGACTGCACCTCTAACTATAGCCAATATCGCTCAAGTATTTGGTAAAACACCCGAAACAAACGCACCTGTACTGGATGAGTCAGGTGATCCAAATCCCAGTAACTTTGATGGGCCTACAGGTAACATGACACCCCCACCAACAACAGATACTAACGGGGATGGTGTACCAGATCAGTTACCGCCTACTGTGCCTGATGGTTATATCACTGACCCAAAAACCGATCCAACTGACCTCAACACAACCGGAACAGATACTAACAATAATAACGGTGGTGATGCTAACAATCCTGGTGCCAACCCTGGTGGTGAAGCTAACGTCTTTACAATCAGCTTTGCCGCAGTTCTCAATGGTCCAGATGGGTTTCCGGCGGCGGTTGGTCCAACTGACAACAATGACGACTTTACCAATAAATCTTCCAATGTTCCGGCCAATACTACTCCAGGGACACTAATTGATCCAAATGTAGTGAATTTCACTAACACCGTTAGAAATGATAGTTCTCAACCAGAAAATATCTCTTTAATACCTACACCACCAGCTAATGTAGGTAATTTGCCTAACGGTACATTTGTGACTATATCTGCTAACAATGGTGCTACAACTGCTACTTATACATACAATAACGGAGCTTTTACATTCACTAATGGTAATGGTGTTGTAGGAGGAAACCCAGTTGGTGCTAATAACCCAGTACGAATTGATAATGTAGCAGCGAATGGTACAGCTAACTATACTGTGGATGTTGACGTACCTGCTGGCACACCACTTTCAACCGATCCTGGTTTTGAACGTGGTTTCCCTGTACCCATCACCGCTTTCATTGACACCAATGCTAATGGTTTGGCTGATGATGCAGCGTTTAACATTTCCATTAACCGAGTATACACTGGCTACTTGCAACTGCTCAAGCAGTCACGGATTTTACAAGGAACAGGTCCAGCAGTTCAAGGTGCAGATGGTACTTTAAGTACAGTTCCGAAGACACCAGCACCTGGAAATATTATTGAGTACGTAATTCAATACAGAAATATTTCTGAACCAGATGTGGGTACAAATAATGTGATTTTAAGGGCTGGTAGTGTGGTAATTACTGAAGATGGCACAGTATTACCAAATAACTGGGCAAGAGATAATGATAGCAATGGTGCAATTGATACCAGCCACGTTCTTGGCTCGGTTCAAGGTGCAGGAACAATTCAATACTTCAGTGGCGACCCTGCTACCAATCTTCTGGGTGGTGAACAAAGTGGTACTACTGCGGCTAATGATGTCACTAGGTATATTCATACCCTGACTAACCCTGTTACACCTGGTCAGACAGGAACATTTATCTTCCAACGTAAGGTGAACTAG
- the thrC gene encoding threonine synthase produces the protein MTQAVSTPTKASNAAFSALKCKECGAEYELKASHVCELCFGPLEVKYDYNALRLSVTREKIQAGPNSIWRYRSFLPVATDNVIDVGTGMTPLVRSHRLARRLGLNKLYIKNDAVNMPTLSFKDRVVSVALSRARELGFTTVSCASTGNLANSTAAIAAHAGLDCCVFIPSDLEAGKVLGSLIYSPTLMAVKGNYDQVNRLCSEVANTHGWGFVNINLRPYYSEGSKTLGFEVAEQLGWELPDHVVAPLASGSLFTKIYKGFQEFVEVGLVEGKQVRFSGAQAEGCSPIAQAFKEDRDFIKPVKPNTIAKSIAIGNPADGVYAVEIAKKTGGNIESVNDAEIIEGIKLLAETEGIFTETAGGTTIAVLKKLVEAGKIDPDETTVVYITGNGLKTQEAVQGYIGEPLTIDAKLDSFERALERSRTLDRLEWQQVLV, from the coding sequence ATGACTCAGGCAGTATCCACACCTACCAAAGCCAGCAACGCCGCTTTCAGTGCATTGAAATGTAAAGAATGTGGCGCGGAATATGAACTCAAAGCTAGTCATGTATGTGAATTATGCTTTGGGCCTTTGGAAGTGAAGTATGACTACAATGCTTTGCGTTTGTCTGTCACCCGTGAAAAAATTCAAGCTGGGCCGAATTCCATTTGGCGTTATCGTTCCTTTTTGCCTGTCGCCACTGACAATGTAATTGATGTGGGAACAGGGATGACTCCCTTGGTGCGTTCCCATCGTCTCGCCCGTCGCCTGGGTTTAAACAAACTATATATAAAGAATGATGCGGTAAATATGCCCACCCTGAGCTTTAAGGATCGGGTGGTGTCAGTTGCTCTTTCCCGCGCTAGAGAGTTGGGTTTCACTACAGTTTCTTGCGCTAGCACCGGAAACTTGGCTAACTCCACCGCCGCGATCGCAGCTCATGCCGGTTTAGACTGTTGTGTATTCATCCCCTCAGATTTAGAAGCTGGCAAAGTCTTGGGTAGCTTGATTTACAGTCCTACCCTCATGGCTGTGAAAGGTAACTACGACCAAGTAAATCGCCTCTGCTCGGAAGTTGCTAATACACATGGTTGGGGTTTTGTCAATATTAATTTACGTCCCTACTATTCTGAAGGTTCTAAGACATTAGGCTTTGAAGTAGCAGAACAACTAGGTTGGGAACTACCTGATCATGTAGTTGCACCTTTGGCTTCTGGTTCACTATTCACCAAGATTTACAAAGGCTTCCAAGAATTTGTAGAAGTTGGTTTAGTAGAAGGTAAGCAAGTCCGTTTCAGTGGCGCACAAGCAGAAGGTTGTTCACCCATCGCTCAAGCATTTAAAGAAGACCGCGACTTTATTAAACCAGTTAAACCGAATACAATTGCTAAATCAATTGCGATCGGCAACCCAGCAGATGGAGTTTATGCCGTAGAGATTGCCAAGAAGACTGGCGGTAATATTGAATCTGTCAACGATGCAGAAATCATCGAAGGCATCAAATTGCTAGCTGAAACAGAAGGTATCTTTACCGAGACAGCAGGTGGAACTACCATTGCTGTACTGAAAAAATTAGTAGAAGCTGGCAAGATTGATCCAGATGAAACTACTGTGGTTTACATCACTGGCAACGGTTTGAAAACCCAAGAAGCTGTACAAGGCTACATTGGCGAACCTTTGACAATTGATGCCAAACTCGATAGCTTTGAACGTGCATTAGAGCGTTCTCGGACTTTAGATCGCTTGGAATGGCAACAAGTTCTTGTTTAG
- a CDS encoding MoaD/ThiS family protein — protein MAVKVLVPTALQNLTNNQAALESSGSSIAELLDSLEKSFPGIKARLCDENGQPRRFLNLYVNSEDIRFLDGVATPLKDGDEVSIVPAVAGG, from the coding sequence ATGGCTGTAAAAGTTTTAGTACCTACTGCTCTGCAAAATTTAACGAACAATCAAGCTGCTTTAGAATCAAGTGGCAGCTCTATTGCTGAACTGTTAGACTCTTTAGAAAAAAGCTTTCCTGGCATTAAAGCACGCTTGTGTGATGAAAATGGACAGCCACGGCGCTTTTTGAATTTGTATGTCAACAGCGAAGATATCCGCTTTTTGGATGGAGTAGCGACACCTTTAAAGGATGGTGATGAGGTAAGTATCGTTCCTGCTGTAGCGGGTGGTTGA